The genome window TTACCCTATGTCTGCAAGTTCAAGGACTAAGTCAGATGGGAAGTCAGTAGCCTGAGTCTGGTGTGCAGCTCACCATGGACTTGGAACCAAGTATGAAGACCCATCCCGGAAAGGGAaatcctccccacacccccaaccTGACCACCTCATTCTGGCCTTCCCTGTCTCTCAGCCTCATTTcaggcatttgtgtgtgtgtgtgtgtgtgtgtgtgtgtgtgtgtgtgtgcgtgccatGGCCTGAGGTCTTGGAGAACAGTAATAAATATCTTATTCCAAACTTACCTGCTTTTGTGCTCTTGTCTTATAACAAGACTCTGAGGAAGGAGTTTGTATGGGAAGAATCTAGGGGTGACCTCTGTCAAGTTTCATCCAATTTCCTTGGAAAATGACtgaatgtacattcccaccagtgtaTTTGTGATGAGTATGTAGGCCCTGTTCCCTTAGGAATTGGGTTGTGTTATACAAAGGCATTGCTTCCCCACACACTGTACTGCTCATTCCTCCTGATGGTATGACACAAGCAGCCTTAGTGCGGTCCCATGCTATTTATTATAGAATGCACTTCTGAAATCATTTGCTGTGAAGGATCATGAAggatctattctttttctttaatgtgcAATCCACCTTGGATCATGACTTTTATAAAATATAGTCAAGAAGAAATTACTTGGACTGATATGCAGATCATTGGATGTTGTCACTCTCTTTTAAGAAAGGAGCAAACTGTACGTGTGGCACTCCTTGATCCCAGACTtcactacaaagcaacagtaataaaaacaatattgtactcgaacaaaaacagacatataggtcaattgaacagaatagagagccttaAAGTAAAACcatgcttatatggtcaattaatcttcaacaatgaagtccagaatatacaatggggaaaagacagtctcttcaataatagTATTTGAAAACTGACAgcttcatgcaaaagaatcaaacaggACTGCTTTCTCACACATATACAAAATTGAACTCAATATGGATAAAAAAACTTGCATTTAAtacctgaaacaataaaactactagtagaaaaacataggcagtattgTCTGTGACATCCTTCTTAGCAATATATttatggatctgtctcctcacacaggtgaaacaaaagcaaaaataatcaaatgtgactaaggcaaaataaaaagcttttccacagtgaaggaaactatcaacaaaacagtaAAACAGCCTTcttactgggagaaaatatttgcaatagggGATCAATATCCAACATATTTgaagaactcatgcaactcaacatcaaCAAAAATCAAGTACTCTGATTAAAAAACGGACAGAGGACCTGAGTAgatacttttccaaagaagacggccaataggcatatgaaaagatgctcagcatcactaaccttcatggaaatgcaaatctaaaccacagTGAGTCACCACCTCACACCTGGAATAAtgggtatcatcaaaaagacaacaaattacaagtgttggtgaggatgtggagaaaagagagcgctcatgcactgttggtgagcatgtaaattggtacagccactatggaaaacatttcttcacaaaattaaaactagaactgccCTGTAGTCCAGCAAATTCacctctgggtatttacctgaagaaaagaaaaacactaatttgaaaagataggtACACGCCAATGTTCATTattgcattatttacaatggctaATGTACAGAATAAACTTAACTATTCATCAACatatcaatggataaagaagatgaggaatatatattttatatgtataaaatatatataatggaatattactcagccatgaaaaaaactgaaagattttGTGACAATATGCATAAATCTAGAGGGTATTGTGCCAAGTGaattaaatcagacagagaaagacaaataccatataaccTTACTTATATGTgaattctaaaatataaaacaaacaaatgaaaagaaataaaatcattcatagatacagagaacaaacaggaagTTGCCAGTGGGAAGGGGTGTGAAATAtgggaaggagattaagaggtgcaaacccccagttataaaataaataagccatggggatgCAATATataggaatatggtcaataatattgtaataactttgtatgggaacAGATgattactagacttatcatgctgatcattttataatgtatgcaaatgtccaaTCGTTATGtagtacagctgaaactaacataatattgtatgtcaacaaTATTTCAATTAGAAATATcagtaataatgtatcaatatggtTCATCAGTTGTATCAAGTGGTAAGTCCCTGTATTACCATTTCAATAATTCCAtacatctaaaactattctaagaattaaagcctttttaaaaaatgaattactaaaattgaaatataaaaaagagttaCATATGTTAAGAAcccatttataaaattttagatttCATAGACAAAACTAATCTGCCAAATTGCTATAAAAACTTCTAAGATTTTACTCTGGATTTCTATAGTTATCTTGCACAGGTACGGCAACAAACAGTTTGAGGACTAGCACCATTTCATGGACCACACAATTAGTTCCTTATCCCTATAGTTGCTGAATGGTATCACTTTCCTGAGTACTTGCAAGAAAAGCCCAGTGGGTTTTCtgtcctgtgtcctggaaacatgctcTGGCCTCAGTCGGGACTAGAGTTGGAAAGCCTTAATATCCTGTGGGGTTTCTactaatatttcttgaataaataaaaaagtgaataaatgatGATTTATTTGAAAAGAACCACTTACATGAGTGAAGACGGTTGAAATTTTCATTGAACCTAAATATTTTTAGACCATTATACTACTCACTACCTCAATTCCGACACATTCTCAGCCTCATATCTTGTGTAAAAATATTTGGCCAATTGCCTCATCTGAAAGGGGGATGTCACCTTGATCAAAATCTTCTATGTGAGCCAAGAGCCACTCAGCATTGCTACATAGGTATGTTTGCCAGATAAAATAGAGGACTCCtagctaaatttgaatttcagataagccaCAAATTGTTTCTTGGTATTAGTGTATATTCAAATATTACATCTTTGCTCAATTTGACAGATATTGCATATTTGCCAAATCTGGTGATACTACATATGGAGGTTTTCATTCTCAAATAAATAGATCAGATGAATTGACAGTGTCTACTTTCCTTAATTGACATTTGGCAAGTTTCCTATAGCCTTTTAAGATAGGCAATCTTTCTTCAAAGAGAGAGAATCACCCATTATATCTGAAACTGGGTAAAAGCATATCTTTTCCTTTCCGTAGAGgattttttctattattatctgtcagagttaggaagtattttccctttattctctACAAGCCTGTATATAAgatttaaaatatgtgttttgGGGTAGTTTGGTGGGACTCTTCCAAAAACACTCTACACCTAAATTTTTCTTTGTAAGAAGATATTTTTAacatagattaattttttttaagatggatatagtagattttaagattttcttgatTTCCCCTAGaagaattcagaatttttcaacctagatattgaaaaaaaaaaaaaaaaaaagctcatttaGGGATGGCATGATCAAAAAAACAATAATGACAATGATTCCTGGCACTCTGTATTAAATCCAGGATCTCAGCAGTAGTGGTGCTCCATAGTTCCTAGATTGTGTTCCACTTTtattacagctttattgaggaatagTTGGTaaacacaaaaatctgcacataaTGTATATAATTTGGATAatttggacatatgtatacacatgtgtTACCATCACTGCAACCTAGGTAGTAAATATATCCATCACCTTTgaaagtttccttgtgtcccgcttctttgtctgtttctttgttccTGTGGTAACAACACTTAACATGAGAAATACACTCttaatagttttcttcttttttttaaacagtattttaagtgcacaatatcTTATTGCTAACTATAGCCACTGTGTTGTACCACAGATTCTgtaagctttttctacatctattgatgaTTGTGTGCTATTTaccctttattctattaatgtggtgtacactgttgattgatttgtatatgttgaacAATACTTGCATCCGAAGAATAAGAACCACTTGGTAAGGGTGTATTATACTTTCAATGTTCTGTTGAATTCGagttgctgatattttgttgaggatttttgcaaccaTGTATATCAAGAATATTGACCTGAAGAGTTCCTTTTCTATGGTGTCTTTATCTGAACATATTTCAGAAGGGTTACTTATCTCTTCACCACAAGAATCTAGTgggtttccagaaagaaaaaaccaTGAAAGAGTGGAGACTCCCTAGACAGGGGCATCCAGGAGTCTCTCACTCATAAAGCCAATTCACACTCAGCATCCAACAAGTGGTCAAAATTACAATTTCATGTTTCTAAAGTTTATAGATCTAGCAGTTCTGATCCAGCTAAGCAGAAATAAGAAGGTATCTGTGTAATGCGGTGCCTCTGCAGATTCCCCAGGAAAAGGAGATTACCCCAGGAAAAGTTGTTGGTGTTAAAATTATTCAGACTTTTTCCTGTTTTAAGAAAGAGAGTGACAACTTCCAATGATCTGCATGTCAGTCCAAGTAATTTCTTCTTGACTATATTTTATAAAAGTCATGATCCAAGGTGGATTgcacattaaagaaaaagaatagatccTTCATGATCCTTCACAGCAAATGATTTCAGAAGTGCATTCTATAATAAATAGCATGGGACCGCACTAAGGCTGCTTGTGTCATACCATCAGGAGGAATGAGCAGTACAGTGTGTGGGGAAGCAATGCCTTTGTATAACACAACCCAATTCCTAAGGGAACAGGGCCTACATACTCATCACAAAtacactggtgggaatgtacattcaGTCATTTTCCAAGGAAATTGGATGAAACTTGACAGAGGTCACCCCTAGATTCTTCCCATACAAACTCCTTCCTCAGAGTCTTGTTATAAGACAAGAGCACAAAAGCAGGTAAGTTTGGAATAAGATATTTATTACTGTTCTCCAAGACCTCAGGCCatggcacgcacacacacacacacacacacacacacacacacacacacaaatgcctgAAATGAGGCTGAGAGACAGGGAAGGCCAGAATGAGGTGGTCAggttgggggtgtggggaggattTCCCTTTCCGGGATGGGTCTTCATACTTGGTTCCAAGTCCATGGTGAGCTGCACACCAGACTCAGGCTACTGACTTCCCATCTGACTTAGTCCTTGAACTTGCAGACATAGGGTAAGTTCACATAACAGTTATAATCTCTCCACCTCAGATACCCTGAAGAGACAGAAGAGCTCAAGTGAATGGGGCTGGTGGAGCTTGAGAACCCAATGGGGACGCATCCCAGATTCTGGCCTAGGACTCAAAGGCTCTCCCTCATCTTCACCAGGGTCCCACtccaggggaaagagagagaaagaaaggagaggtgaGAGGGGATGGGAACAGACAAGCAGTTCCAGCCCAGGAGGATTCTCTGAAGACCAGACCCAGAAATAGgggatgaggggatggaaaaggctGGGCAGAAGTGATCTCCTCTGTTTCCTACCTGAGTTTCTGGACAGGCTCCCACAGTAGCCTGGGTTTGAGACGGTGGCTGGATTTCTCTCCCAGGCAACGTAATTGAGCACATCAGTGCTACTCCACTCCCATCCACTGGCATTGGGCTCAGAGCCCTATAGAGCAGAGGATGGAGTCAGGTGAGGTGGAAAGGCCTTTAGAGTTCTCCTGGCCTGATTCCCTCAGCTGGAACATCTGATATCCTCCCCAGCATCATGGAATTACTTCTGCTCTAGCAGGTGATGCCCCACAGCTCTCCTCTGGGGAACACTCCGTAACTCTTTGCTTCCATTGGCAAATTCAAAAGTCAGTAATCACAAAGACGAATAGAACCCCTCAGAGTAACTTGTCACTGTGTGAACTACACTTGGTGGTACATTTGTGATTACCCTCTGAACATCCAAGACAACATATGTTTTATAAGGGAAAAATGCATCAATCCTAAATATTCATTTAGCACTTGCTAAGCGCAGCATGTGCAGACTCAGGGATGCACAGCGAACTGAATCAAGGCATGGTGTGTGAATTGTGTAAAAGCTTGACAAGAGGCAGATTAACCTTAGCTGGAGACTGGACACTTGCACAGAACTCAGCTCTGCAGCTGGCCTCAAGGCCCTCCATTCTCCAATTACCCCCTTGATCTCCGAGCTCTAGGGATCTCTACGTTATTTCCTAGGCAGGCACAGGGGACAGCGAGCAGGCCTGGCTGGCCATAGCATCCTGGGAGGTAACAGACTAGAGAGGATGTAAGTGTACCTCTGTGGGGTCATGGAGCCCAATCCAGACGTCTGAGAGGGTTTTCAAGTTGTTCTTCACCAGGGAGGCCACGAAGGATCCCTCAGCCCCACTGAGCACAGACACAAGGTGGCCTGAGGGCCTCTTCTGGCAGGCCATCTGTGTGGAGAAGGGAGAGACTGAGGAGGAGCTTGAGACCCTCACTGAGGGAAGGGCAGAGACAAGGTAGGTGAGAAGGGGTTGTGTTTGCAAAAGATGAGGTGCTCATTCTCACCCTCAAGAAACTCTAGAGAATGGAGACTCCCAGCCCCCAAACCCTGTCTCTAATTTGCTTCTCCTTATCATCCCTAACTGCAAATCCCAGCACTCACGTCTGCATCCATCCAGGTTTTAGGTGTTATAAACAAGGCATAGCAGTAGGACGCATAGGCCATGGAGCCTTTGGGACAGCTGATCCGTGCAGAGGGCAGTTTCTTCTGGGAATCTTCCCCtagggaagaagaaataaaggagaggGATGGGGTGAAATGGAGAGAGGGGATTGGAATGGGGAGGTGACCTTGGGTAATATCTGTGGGGCCACGGCTTGGAGCAGTGACACCAAACTCCTGACTGCCTGTCACCAATGCCAACATTTCCAGGAGTTTTTCTTAATCATGAACTAGACCTAGTAATTGGGAGATGGTCTGTCTTCTTTTTATTCATCTGCCTTATTCAAAAGTCCAAGGCTTCTCCTCGTCTTGGCTGACTGTCTCTACACTGGATCCTCCAGTCATTCTCCTTCTACTCATCTCATTAATGACACTCTATGCTTCCCTCCTTAATCTACCCACATAAATCAGACTCTACTGAAAATTGAGAATCATCTCATCCCACTGTTACTGGACCACTGAGGTGCCTCCCACCACTAGTCACCCAGAAGGAAGGATGATGATGCAGGAATTGCAGGCAGTGTTGTTGTGTGGGGATGTACCATTACCACGGGAGGCACACAGgagctctcctcctcttcttggcCCTGAGCAAACACTGGGAACCCAGTGCTAGAGGCAGAGAAGTCTCACCTTGGACTTGAGACAGGAGCATCAGGCAGGAGAGCAGCATCCAGGACAGGCTGGGGAGGCCCATGGAAGGCATCATCTTGTCTGTGATGTTCGGAGACAACCAGAGAACTAAAGGAAGGACGGTCAGAGAGAGGATGTGAGAAACGCCCTGTTGTACCTCTTGTCTTTTCCTCTGTCTAGTTCCCTAGGAATAAATCCATCTTGATGGCATCCATCCCCTTCCatagttctggaaagaatttgaaaatctgTACATCCTCCTACACCTGAGGCCTCCCAGGACTGCCTTTGCCTGGTCTCAGAGCTCCTGCATTCTCTGAGGACAGGGATCCTTGTATACCTTCCCTGAAATATGTGGGGTGAAACCCCTGTCAGGGGTCTCATCTTGTCTCAGCTCCCACTTACCTCTCTTGCAAGGGATCTGCACTGGTTTGTCGGGGCAGAAAAGACTGGGTTTTTATAAGAGGATGTGAGGGAGGGGCACTGAAATGAATAACAGGATGATGGAGCcgggacaggggtcatgggaagGGCCTGGCTTTGGTTCAAGGAGATTCCCGCCATGGGGAGGAGTCTCTTCCCTGCAAAGCCTGGGAATTGCCACAGATATTGCCTGTTTCTCATTAGCAGGTCAGCACCTTTTCCAGGAACAGGTGAAGTTTATTCTTTCCCCGACTCTTTCCTGATAGGCAACTGTGGCAGAAAATGTGGTATTAACTTTTAAGGGGCACATCTACTGGAGTATTTCTTCTGGTTGATGTCTCAAGTGCTCACTCCTGTAGGCATACACATGTATTTCTTTCTAATTGTTCAgtagaattaaataaatgttggATGATAAGTGGAGGTGAGTATGGGAATGACAAGTGTCACAGATAAGTGAGgtcagagaaggaaatgaaagtaAGAGGAGACGGTGGTTCAGGGTTGCCTCTTCTACATGGTAGCTAGTTTTAAAGCAACTTCAGAATCATCTCACAACTCAATATGTGAGCCAAAATCTTAAGGAAAATGAAATGTGGAAACTTGCCTTGCTGATCTTCTGAGAGATGGAACTTCCTTGATGGATAATAGTAATGTGATATAATAAGAGGCAATGGAGGAATTTCAAGCCTAGGAGGACTAGAGTCAAATGATGCAGAGTCAAAGGAAGAATGAGAGAGGGTTAAGGAAGGGTAAGAGCAAGAGCTGAATGAAATTGTAGACCTGATCCTACATTGCATGTAAGTTAGATCTCTACTTCATCAAGGTGCTCACTCCCCTGGGCTGCTGACAACCGCCTCGCAAACTGTCATTTGGCTGTAGAAGAAGTGTCATTTCTTTTTGCATTCTCCCTGGAAGGGTGATCAGCTTCATGTGGGGATACTGAGAAAAGCTCCTTAGTCATGTTTACTTCTGAGTTGGCAATTTTGGCAAGTATGAGATACATACTAAGTGGCTCAGGTTTATTTTGGTCAGTCTGGGAATATGTTAAGCTGGAATTCTCTGCAGACCCTGACTCTCAAGTGGTTTTTATAGGTCAGCTTGTGTGAGATGGAGTCAATGCAACTGAGCTTGTGTTTGATTCATGTCCTCAGAATCCAAAAGTCAGTAGAACACACAAATAATCTAACAGGAAGGAAAAGGACAGCCAACAGATACTTTtgttacaaaggaaaaagaacttactgcacaaaaaatatttaaatgcaaaGGCATAACTATATTTAGAGCTCAGTGGAAATTCAAGTTTGAAAAAACAATATTTCATGGAAATATGATAGATAGGATGAGTTGAGAAGTAGTCTTGCTACAGTAAAACAATTATttgagaaaaagtaaataatagcAATCAGAAACCCAGAATGGCCCATGTTTCTTGAATTCCTGAGAAACACAGTGTTGTGGGGAAAGATACCATTTAGATTAAAAGACTCTGGAAAGATATAACAATCTATCCTAGTGAGTAAATTGTAATAGGGTCTTGATTAATAAAGTATGCCTTTGGGGGACAATtgtaaaatatgaatatgaaCTCATTTTTGATAATGACAgaattttcacatttctttcttgTGGTAAAAGTGTCATAGTTAAATTGACAGGCATCCTGCCCTCCAACTCCTTAAGGTGGGTGACTGAAACTTCCAACCCTCTCTTTGCTCTAAATATGGGTGTGTCTTGCAAAGGAATATAAGAGCTCATCCAAGGCTCTGGGCTGTGTCAGTGACCGTATTCCCCAATCCTGGGAAAACTAAATGAGTGAAGGTGGCTCTGTAGCATATCACCCCAATTTGATGAATGAAGGCAATGGCAGCAGCCCCCGCCTGATCCACAGTCAGTAAGTgccctgttcctttcttcttcctctatcAGAGCAAAACACGTATTCATTAGCCATTGTCTTTAAAGTCACTCACTTTGGTGGAGAGGGCTGGATTCATGGGCTTAGAAGGAATGACAAGAGGGCATTGCTGAATTTTCGacctatttttcaaaaattgacATATTTTTcctaagtacaagaaaagaggaaaaaataccgAACTACTATCAATTCGACTACTTGTAACTAAATTAAAAGTGATAACATTCCCTAGGGGAGGGTCACGCTCATGGGAGAGCCAGAAGACAGAAAGGGGAACAGGTAAACATTGCCCCCTCTAGGAAAGGGTCCTTTGTGTCATTTTTCTACCAAAATTTCAGAAAtgacaaaaaccaaaaatcaaagacaaaaagtaaacaaacctCCCCCCTAAAAACCACAAGATGGACTCAatgatttaataagaaaaaacgACATTCCCTTAAGAAGATAAGGTCCTTTTCCAGTGGTACCTCTCAGCACTGTGTTGCCAGGAGGACTGAATGACTTGAGCATGAGAGAAAACTCTTGGCTTTCAGCTTCAAGGGGATTTAAGTTCTCAAGCAGATGGGATTTTGATCACATCAGCAGGTTGATGTGGCAAGCCTTGGGGTCTTTCCAGGGTTGGTCTGATTTTGTAACTCACCAATTTATGACCTTTACCATCCTTTGTACAGCTTTAGCTCAACAATGGGTATAAAGTGGAAAAGGAAGTGGACTGGAAGTTGGTAAACTGGattttaatttctgctatacctCTTCTTAGCTATGTGTCTATGCTGCCCCTCGTTTTTTAAGAGAGACAGCCTATCAATGCCCTTTCCAGCCCAGGACGGTGATTTGCAAACACTGGCAGTTACTGAAGCCACTTCCCCCCATCTATGTTTTTCTACCTTTAGCTTTATTAATACTTCATTCCTATTTTCCACTAGCCCCAAGATCTTTGCTGTGAGCTAAACCCTTGAACTCTCTTCCTGGTATCTGTTTTATGTGATTTCCCATTAGGGTTAAATGATCTATAATGACACTTAGCTCTAACACTCTATAATACATGACATAAAACAAAAAGTGCTTGGCAAAGCCATTAAACATTAACATTCTGAGTTACAGATCCCGGAAGTGTTCAACTGGGTCATGATTTGTCTAGTACcatcagactataccacaaatgACCCTACACTTATTTGCTCAGTTAAGCAGATTTAGTAGTCCACCAGAAGTCTTTAAGCAGTATTTGGATCACCATGCCTTTTGTTTCCAGATGTGACTCCTGTGGTCCCAGAGCCAGATTTCAGTGGATGTACACCTGTGGATCTGCGCTGGTGGCTTTGTGAGCACAAGCCCTGAGGCACACCTGGGATGATTGCCTGCATTCCCATGGTTGAGGCTGGGCCAAGGGCAATGCCATCAACAGTACTTTGTGAGGCCACACAAAGGGTGACAGGTGACACCACAGACCACACTTCCTGGTGGACAGCTCCTGCAGAGGAATACTAAGTGGCTCCTCTCCCAGCAGGAGTGCTCCAGTCCTGCCTACCTCACACCAAAGCTTGGAAATGGATATGGGGgtttctactccaacaactggggagcagaccATGCCCCAACAgggctgtgacaaccacagagcaaagaggagaccCTGCTCAATGTcaagtgcaggctctggtcaccacaaccaCAATCACAACCCCTACCTGGGCGATCTgcccagcacacactgaggaaagatatGGAGGCATCCATATAAAAaaaacagcccttgcaccaaaaataTGAGACTCATACAggctacacagggatgctcccactTAAAGTTAGCCCTTCAAGACCACAGGAGATAACTGCTTCTCTTAAATTCAGAGagtcagagaaatataagtaaaatgaagaaggagaggaaccactcccaattaaaagaacaagagaagtcccctgaaagaacaaacagtgaAACAGACTTTTCCATTCTACTAGATCCTGAGTTCacaaaggaggtaataaaaacaCTAAAGGAATTACGAAAAACAGTCAGTATTATGGGAGAccactgtaaaaaggaactagaaacttaaAGTCAAACCacttaaaattagaaaactcacttGCCAAGAccaagctgagctaaaggcaatagataacaaactaaataatgcagaatgaatgagtgacctggaaaatagaataatggaaatcacccaatcagaacagcagacaaaaagacaaatgaaaaaaagaaaaaaaaaaacaaagcagtatATGAGACCTATGATATACTATAAAGCATGccaatctacacataatagggatcccaaaaggagaagaatgagaaaaggggattgaaaatatatttggagaaattatggatgaaaaattcccaaacctacaaaaagaaacagatatccaggtacaggatgCACAGAGGGTCCTGAACAATATGAACATAATAGATCTACATCAAAACATATTAtacttaaaatgacaaaatttaaagataaagagaggattctaaaggcagcagagaaatataaataattaattataagGGAACCCACATAAGGCTATTAACTGATTTCTCTACAAAAACGTTGTAGGCCAGAAGAAAGTGGCAAGATATACTTAAAATCCAGAAAGGGAAAACCTGCAACCTAcgatactctacccagaaagctAATTTTTCAGTATAGGAGAGATAAAGGATTTCTCAGAAAAGCAAAACCTAAAATAATACAGCAATACTCAACTAAAtattcctaaaagaaatattgagagGTCTTTCTTtatagaaaagaagtaagaatctaggGGAAAGAGAATATCAAAATTGtgaagtaaatcacttaaataagccagtacacagattttaaaaaaataagaaaaaaatttgtgaaaACAATGATAACAACAATGAaatgcaaaaggataaacatgaagatgtaaaagaggacatcaaaatcataaaatgttggGAGGTGGgataagaaaatgtagattttttaaagaatgtgtttGAGTCTATATGACTAcaagtctaaagcaagtagacaTAGTAATTGGTTAATacacttgaaaaacagggtaaccacaaatcaaaaacatacaatagattcacaaaaacaaaaaaagaacacaagtataatacaaaagaaatgcattaaaccacaaaatgaaaaacaaaaagaaaaagaagggaacgaagaagaaatacaaaatcaactggaaaacaaggtttaaaatagcaataaaatcaTACCTAACAATAATTAACTTAaaagtcaatggactaaatgctccaatcaaaaggcatagagtggcagattggccaataaaaca of Eschrichtius robustus isolate mEscRob2 chromosome 15, mEscRob2.pri, whole genome shotgun sequence contains these proteins:
- the LOC137777603 gene encoding lithostathine isoform X1 → MMPSMGLPSLSWMLLSCLMLLSQVQGEDSQKKLPSARISCPKGSMAYASYCYALFITPKTWMDADMACQKRPSGHLVSVLSGAEGSFVASLVKNNLKTLSDVWIGLHDPTEGSEPNASGWEWSSTDVLNYVAWERNPATVSNPGYCGSLSRNSGYLRWRDYNCYVNLPYVCKFKD
- the LOC137777603 gene encoding lithostathine isoform X2, with the translated sequence MMPSMGLPSLSWMLLSCLMLLSQVQGEDSQKKLPSARISCPKGSMAYASYCYALFITPKTWMDADGSEPNASGWEWSSTDVLNYVAWERNPATVSNPGYCGSLSRNSGYLRWRDYNCYVNLPYVCKFKD